The Leifsonia williamsii genome includes a region encoding these proteins:
- the mgrA gene encoding L-glyceraldehyde 3-phosphate reductase: MASYVPDPTRYDDMQYRRTGRSGLDLPALSLGLWHNFGDDRPLETQRAIIRRAFDLGITHFDLANNYGPPYGSAERNFGRLLAEDLKPYRDELVISSKAGWDMWPGPYGQGGGGRKYVLASLDQSLQRLGLDYVDIFYSHRPDPSTPLEETMQALDTAVRSGKALYVGISSYGPEETRRAAEILRDLGTPLLIHQPSYSMINRWIETEGLLDTVDELGVGVIGFTPLAQGMLTDKYLNGVPEGSRASRGDSFDASWLTDDALRRLHALNEIAAARGQSLAQLALAWALRDRRVTSLVIGASSVSQLEQNVAALGNLDFTDEELAAIDEHAVDAGVDLWAGARRGEV, encoded by the coding sequence ATGGCCTCCTACGTTCCCGACCCCACCCGCTACGACGACATGCAGTACCGGCGCACCGGCCGCAGCGGCCTCGACCTGCCGGCGCTGTCGCTCGGTCTCTGGCACAACTTCGGCGACGACCGCCCGCTCGAGACGCAGCGCGCGATCATCCGCCGCGCCTTCGACCTCGGCATCACCCACTTCGACCTCGCCAACAACTACGGGCCCCCCTACGGCTCGGCGGAGCGCAACTTCGGTCGCCTGCTCGCCGAGGACCTGAAGCCCTATCGCGACGAGCTCGTCATCTCGTCGAAGGCGGGCTGGGACATGTGGCCCGGCCCGTACGGGCAGGGCGGCGGCGGCCGCAAGTACGTGCTCGCGTCGCTCGACCAGTCGCTGCAGCGGCTCGGCCTCGACTACGTCGACATCTTCTACTCGCACCGGCCCGACCCCTCCACCCCGCTGGAGGAGACGATGCAGGCGCTCGACACCGCCGTGCGCAGCGGCAAGGCGCTGTACGTCGGCATCTCCTCCTACGGGCCGGAGGAGACGCGCCGCGCCGCCGAGATCCTGCGCGACCTCGGCACGCCGCTGCTCATCCACCAGCCGTCGTACTCGATGATCAACCGCTGGATCGAGACGGAGGGGCTGCTCGACACGGTCGACGAGCTCGGCGTCGGCGTCATCGGCTTCACCCCGCTCGCGCAGGGCATGCTGACCGACAAGTACCTGAACGGCGTCCCGGAGGGGTCGCGCGCCAGCCGCGGCGACTCCTTCGACGCGTCGTGGCTGACGGACGACGCGCTCCGGAGGCTGCACGCGCTCAACGAGATCGCCGCCGCCCGCGGCCAGTCGCTCGCGCAACTCGCGCTCGCGTGGGCGCTGCGCGACCGCCGGGTCACGTCGCTCGTGATCGGCGCGAGCAGCGTCTCGCAGCTGGAGCAGAACGTCGCGGCCCTCGGCAACCTCGACTTCACCGACGAGGAGCTGGCGGCGATCGACGAGCACGCCGTCGACGCGGGCGTCGACCTCTGGGCGGGCGCGCGCCGCGGCGAGGTCTGA
- a CDS encoding glycosyltransferase family 39 protein produces the protein MTVLTGQARRTRAEPLAAVRPWTIALAFGLVAAVVCAAGSWIPSLWGDEAATLLSAKRPLDSLARMVTHVDAVHGVYYLGMHGWIRIAGESAFALRLPSAIAVGAAVAGVTLLAGRRGGPSAAIVAGVVATVLPRLTYAGEEARSYALTAAVAVWLTLLLLWLLDGAGRDASPSRRRLGWVLYGVGLAAGSYLFLYFVSIALAHAAIVLLSRASRPALRAWAISTAAAVLALAPLIVVAFLERRQIRYLGAQTLDYSTLLWAPWFWTPWFAVLAWALIVAAAVPVWRAWRLRRRAGAAAVSAPPPISATTVALCVLLLPTGGLVLADLVFPLYAARYSTFAAPFAALAMAEGVLVIGRRLGRTSARRAMVATASITLVVVAACAPVYVLQRGPYAKNDSDWAEVSAAVAAHARPGDAVVFDERARPSQRPRLAMRTYPDGFAEVRDVTLQVPYDRNIGWADRAYSVPRAAQHGRFDGVRRVWLLELVIDGEQHTYGMDDLEDLGFQETGVRVSTHRTVLIELTR, from the coding sequence ATGACCGTTCTGACCGGGCAGGCCCGGCGCACCCGCGCCGAGCCGCTGGCGGCGGTACGCCCCTGGACCATCGCCCTCGCCTTCGGGCTCGTCGCGGCGGTCGTGTGCGCCGCGGGCAGCTGGATCCCGTCGCTCTGGGGCGACGAGGCGGCCACGCTCCTCTCGGCCAAGCGGCCGCTGGACAGCCTCGCCCGCATGGTCACGCACGTGGACGCGGTGCACGGCGTCTACTACCTCGGCATGCACGGCTGGATCCGCATCGCGGGTGAGAGCGCGTTCGCACTGCGGCTGCCGAGCGCCATCGCCGTCGGCGCCGCGGTCGCGGGAGTCACCCTGCTCGCCGGCCGGCGCGGCGGGCCGAGCGCCGCGATCGTCGCGGGCGTCGTCGCGACCGTGCTGCCGCGGCTGACCTATGCGGGGGAGGAGGCGCGCTCCTACGCCCTCACCGCCGCCGTCGCTGTGTGGCTGACCCTGCTGCTGCTCTGGCTGCTCGACGGCGCGGGCCGCGACGCCTCCCCGTCCCGGAGGCGCCTGGGCTGGGTGCTCTACGGCGTCGGGCTGGCGGCCGGGTCATACCTGTTCCTGTACTTCGTCTCGATCGCTCTCGCCCACGCGGCGATCGTGCTCCTCTCGCGCGCCTCCCGCCCGGCCCTGCGGGCGTGGGCGATCTCGACGGCGGCCGCCGTGCTCGCACTGGCCCCGCTGATCGTGGTCGCCTTCCTGGAGCGGCGGCAGATCCGCTATCTCGGCGCGCAGACGCTCGACTACTCGACCCTGCTCTGGGCGCCCTGGTTCTGGACGCCGTGGTTCGCGGTGCTCGCGTGGGCGCTCATCGTCGCCGCGGCGGTGCCCGTGTGGCGGGCCTGGCGGCTGCGGCGCCGGGCCGGCGCAGCGGCGGTGAGCGCGCCTCCACCCATCTCGGCGACCACCGTCGCGCTGTGCGTGCTGCTGCTCCCGACCGGCGGGCTGGTGCTCGCCGACCTGGTCTTCCCGCTGTACGCGGCCCGCTACTCCACGTTCGCCGCGCCCTTCGCCGCGCTGGCGATGGCGGAGGGCGTCCTCGTGATCGGGCGGCGGCTCGGTCGCACCTCCGCCCGCCGCGCCATGGTGGCCACCGCGTCGATCACCCTCGTCGTGGTGGCCGCCTGCGCGCCCGTCTACGTGTTGCAGCGCGGCCCCTATGCGAAGAACGACAGCGACTGGGCGGAGGTCAGCGCCGCCGTGGCCGCGCACGCCCGGCCCGGCGACGCCGTGGTCTTCGACGAGCGAGCGCGCCCGTCGCAGCGCCCGCGACTGGCGATGCGTACCTATCCGGACGGTTTCGCGGAGGTGCGCGACGTCACCCTGCAGGTCCCGTACGACCGCAACATCGGCTGGGCCGACCGGGCGTACTCGGTGCCGCGGGCGGCGCAGCACGGCCGCTTCGACGGTGTGCGCCGGGTGTGGCTGCTGGAGCTGGTCATCGACGGCGAGCAGCACACCTACGGGATGGACGACCTGGAGGACCTCGGCTTCCAGGAGACCGGGGTCCGCGTCTCCACGCACCGCACGGTCCTGATCGAGCTCACCCGCTGA
- a CDS encoding SOS response-associated peptidase, which produces MCGRFAMDDKVNDEITEFVEATGRRPDEWRADWEADYNIAPTDDIPVLIDSPKNRELRFERAHWSLVPSWSETLKPKFPTFNARAEGIVDKATWREPVKSHRAIVLARGYYEWQGPKGSKTPYFIRYPEGELMGFAGLYSWWRDKSKADDDPERWTLTATILTSDAVQTLADIHDRNPVILPPDLWLHWLDPSIVGDQALVDEAVRAGVAEAETLRFDQVAPFKTSDDGPELIRPVDEG; this is translated from the coding sequence ATGTGCGGCAGGTTCGCGATGGACGACAAGGTCAACGACGAGATCACCGAGTTCGTGGAGGCCACCGGGCGCAGGCCCGACGAGTGGCGCGCCGACTGGGAGGCCGACTACAACATCGCGCCCACCGACGACATCCCGGTGCTCATCGACTCGCCCAAGAACCGCGAGCTGCGCTTCGAGCGGGCGCACTGGTCGCTGGTGCCGTCGTGGTCCGAGACGCTCAAGCCCAAGTTCCCGACCTTCAACGCGCGCGCCGAGGGCATCGTCGACAAGGCGACCTGGCGCGAGCCGGTCAAGTCGCACCGCGCCATCGTGCTCGCCCGCGGGTACTACGAGTGGCAGGGGCCGAAGGGCAGCAAGACGCCCTACTTCATCCGCTACCCCGAGGGCGAGCTGATGGGCTTCGCCGGGCTGTACTCGTGGTGGCGCGACAAGTCGAAGGCCGACGACGACCCCGAGCGCTGGACGCTCACCGCGACCATCCTCACCAGCGACGCCGTGCAGACGCTCGCCGACATCCACGACCGCAACCCCGTCATCCTGCCGCCGGACCTCTGGCTGCACTGGCTCGACCCGTCCATCGTCGGCGACCAGGCGCTCGTCGACGAGGCGGTGCGGGCCGGCGTGGCCGAGGCGGAGACGCTGCGGTTCGACCAGGTCGCGCCGTTCAAGACCTCCGACGACGGGCCGGAGCTGATCCGGCCGGTCGACGAGGGCTGA
- a CDS encoding MFS transporter yields the protein MYISLSDRREKDTDDQALRAERDGVRATRVSATVVGLGVVSMLTDISSESVAAILPLYLTGALGLSTIAFGFVDGLYQGVSAIVRIAGGYASDRGDRPKWVAFAGYGLSAAARVFLLFASGLGAIVGIVTADRIGKGIRTAPRDALITASSRPEDLGRSFGVHRMLDTVGAAIGPLLAFLILFLIPDGYHTVFVVSLACALVGVAVLGLVIPDKRPRAERSTSGTARPRFAWRDLSNPRLRRVLLVAGLLGLLTIGDGFVYLVLQSRSAFAAAWFPLLYVGTNIAFLALAVPFGRLSDRIGRARMFVIGHLALLGTYVAAALPVAGLPLTVLCLLLLGAFYAATDGILAALAAESTPEGSRASGIAAAQTVVALSRLVASTGFGVLWFALGRTPAMIVAAVALAVVIPLVAVLLRGFRTSPRITA from the coding sequence GTGTACATCTCGCTCTCCGACCGGCGTGAGAAGGACACGGACGACCAGGCCCTGCGAGCCGAGCGGGACGGGGTGCGCGCCACGCGCGTCTCCGCCACCGTCGTCGGCCTGGGCGTCGTGAGCATGCTCACCGACATCTCGTCCGAGTCCGTCGCGGCCATCCTGCCGCTCTACCTCACCGGGGCCCTCGGCCTCTCCACCATCGCCTTCGGCTTCGTCGACGGCCTGTACCAGGGCGTCAGCGCGATCGTCCGGATCGCGGGAGGCTACGCCTCCGACCGCGGCGACCGGCCCAAGTGGGTGGCGTTCGCCGGCTATGGCCTCTCGGCCGCGGCCCGCGTCTTCCTGCTGTTCGCCTCTGGCCTCGGCGCCATCGTCGGCATCGTGACCGCCGACCGGATCGGCAAGGGCATCCGCACCGCGCCGCGCGACGCGCTGATCACCGCGTCGTCGCGGCCCGAAGACCTCGGCCGCTCCTTCGGCGTGCACCGCATGCTCGACACGGTCGGCGCTGCCATCGGCCCGCTGCTGGCCTTCCTGATCCTGTTCCTGATCCCCGACGGGTACCACACCGTCTTCGTCGTGTCGCTCGCGTGCGCCCTCGTCGGCGTCGCCGTGCTGGGCCTCGTCATCCCCGACAAGCGCCCGCGCGCCGAGCGCAGCACGTCGGGCACGGCCCGCCCCCGCTTCGCCTGGCGCGACCTCTCCAACCCCCGGTTGCGCCGCGTGCTGCTGGTGGCGGGCCTGCTCGGCCTCCTCACCATCGGCGACGGCTTCGTCTACCTGGTGCTGCAGAGCCGCAGCGCGTTCGCCGCCGCCTGGTTCCCGCTGCTCTACGTCGGCACCAACATCGCGTTCCTGGCGCTGGCGGTGCCGTTCGGGAGGCTGTCCGACCGGATCGGCCGCGCCCGCATGTTCGTCATCGGCCACCTCGCACTGCTCGGCACGTACGTCGCGGCCGCCCTGCCGGTCGCCGGCCTCCCGCTGACGGTGCTCTGCCTGCTGCTGCTCGGCGCCTTCTACGCCGCGACCGACGGCATCCTCGCCGCCCTCGCGGCCGAGAGCACGCCGGAGGGCAGCCGGGCGAGCGGCATCGCGGCGGCGCAGACGGTCGTGGCGCTGAGCCGGCTCGTCGCCTCCACCGGCTTCGGCGTGCTCTGGTTCGCGCTCGGCCGCACCCCGGCGATGATCGTGGCCGCGGTGGCGCTCGCCGTGGTGATCCCGCTCGTGGCCGTGCTCTTGCGCGGATTCCGCACCTCCCCGAGAATCACCGCATGA
- a CDS encoding acyltransferase produces MNTITIDDPPVVATTADVDPRAAVGARTRVWHLAQIREEAVVGSDCILGRGSYVGPGVVVGDNCKLQNYALVYEPAVLEDGVFVGPAAVFTNDVFPRAVNPDGSLKSADDWHAVGVTVRTGASIGARAVCIAPVTIGRWALVAAGSVVRADVPDYALVVGVPARRIGWVGEAGVPLREEAPGSWVCPESGRRYVEADGVLSPAAIDADVARP; encoded by the coding sequence ATGAACACCATCACCATCGACGACCCGCCGGTCGTCGCGACCACCGCCGACGTCGACCCGCGCGCCGCCGTCGGCGCCAGGACCCGTGTCTGGCACCTGGCCCAGATCCGCGAGGAGGCCGTGGTCGGCTCGGACTGCATCCTCGGCCGCGGCTCGTACGTCGGACCGGGCGTCGTCGTCGGCGACAACTGCAAGCTGCAGAACTACGCGCTGGTCTACGAGCCGGCCGTGCTCGAGGACGGCGTCTTCGTCGGGCCGGCCGCCGTCTTCACCAACGACGTGTTCCCGCGCGCGGTCAACCCGGACGGCTCGCTCAAGTCGGCCGACGACTGGCACGCGGTCGGCGTCACCGTGCGCACCGGCGCCTCCATCGGCGCCAGGGCGGTGTGCATCGCCCCCGTGACCATCGGGCGCTGGGCGCTCGTGGCCGCCGGCTCGGTGGTGCGCGCCGACGTCCCCGACTACGCGCTGGTCGTGGGCGTCCCCGCCCGCCGCATCGGCTGGGTGGGGGAGGCCGGCGTCCCGCTGCGGGAGGAGGCTCCCGGCTCCTGGGTGTGCCCGGAGAGCGGGCGTCGCTACGTCGAGGCCGACGGCGTGCTGAGCCCGGCCGCCATCGATGCAGACGTGGCACGGCCATGA